One genomic region from Nonomuraea helvata encodes:
- the argG gene encoding argininosuccinate synthase has protein sequence MSKMLTSLPVGERVGIAFSGGLDTSVAVAWMREKGAVPCTYTADIGQYDEPDIGSVPGRAKAYGAEVARLVDCRAALVEEGLAALACGAFHIRSGGRTYFNTTPLGRAVTGTLLVRAMLDDAVQIWGDGSTFKGNDIERFYRYGLLANPSLRIYKPWLDADFVSELGGRKEMSEWLLAHGLPYRDSTEKAYSTDANIWGATHEAKALEHLDAGIEIVDPIMGVRFWDPAVEIDAEDVTIGFEQGRPVTINGKEFPSAVDLVLEANAIGGRHGMGMSDQIENRVIEAKSRGIYEAPGMALLHAAYERLVNAIHNEDTLASYHNEGRKLGRLMYEGRWLDPQALMLRESLQRWVGAAVTGEVTLRLRRGEDYSILETSGPAFSYHPDKLSMERTEDAAFGPLDRIGQLTMRNLDIADSRAKLEQYARLGLVGSGHPTLIGAAQAAATGLIGAMPEGGAEAIASRGEDVEVPDDDELLDHAAMESGTD, from the coding sequence GTGTCCAAGATGCTCACCTCCCTGCCTGTCGGCGAACGCGTCGGGATCGCCTTCTCCGGCGGCCTCGACACCTCGGTAGCGGTCGCGTGGATGCGCGAGAAGGGTGCGGTGCCGTGCACCTATACCGCTGACATCGGCCAGTACGACGAGCCCGACATCGGCTCGGTGCCCGGTCGCGCCAAGGCGTACGGCGCGGAGGTCGCCCGGCTGGTCGACTGCCGGGCGGCCCTCGTGGAGGAAGGGCTCGCGGCCCTGGCCTGCGGGGCGTTCCACATCCGCTCCGGCGGCCGCACCTACTTCAACACCACCCCGCTCGGGCGGGCCGTCACGGGCACCCTGCTGGTGCGCGCGATGCTCGACGACGCGGTGCAGATCTGGGGCGACGGCTCCACCTTCAAGGGCAACGACATCGAGCGGTTCTACCGTTACGGCCTGCTCGCCAACCCCTCCCTGCGGATCTACAAGCCGTGGCTGGACGCCGACTTCGTCAGCGAGCTCGGCGGCCGCAAGGAGATGTCCGAGTGGCTGCTCGCCCACGGCCTGCCCTACCGCGACAGCACGGAGAAGGCCTACTCCACCGACGCGAACATCTGGGGCGCGACCCACGAGGCCAAGGCGCTCGAGCACCTCGACGCGGGCATCGAGATCGTCGATCCGATCATGGGCGTGCGGTTCTGGGACCCCGCCGTCGAGATCGACGCCGAGGACGTCACGATCGGCTTCGAGCAAGGGCGGCCGGTCACCATCAACGGCAAGGAGTTCCCCTCCGCCGTCGACCTGGTGCTGGAGGCCAACGCCATCGGCGGCCGGCACGGCATGGGCATGTCCGACCAGATCGAGAACCGCGTCATCGAGGCCAAGAGCCGGGGCATCTACGAGGCGCCGGGCATGGCGCTGCTGCACGCGGCGTACGAGCGGCTGGTCAACGCCATCCACAACGAGGACACCCTCGCCTCCTACCACAACGAGGGCCGCAAGCTCGGCAGGCTCATGTACGAGGGCCGCTGGCTGGACCCGCAGGCGCTGATGCTGCGCGAGTCGCTGCAGCGCTGGGTCGGCGCGGCGGTCACCGGCGAGGTGACGCTGCGGCTGCGGCGCGGCGAGGACTACTCCATCCTGGAGACGTCCGGGCCGGCCTTCAGCTATCACCCGGACAAGCTCTCCATGGAGCGCACCGAGGACGCCGCGTTCGGGCCGCTCGACCGCATCGGCCAGCTGACCATGCGCAACCTCGACATCGCCGACTCCCGTGCCAAGCTGGAGCAGTACGCCAGGCTCGGCCTGGTCGGCAGCGGGCACCCGACGTTGATCGGCGCTGCTCAGGCGGCTGCCACGGGGCTGATCGGCGCGATGCCCGAGGGCGGGGCCGAGGCGATCGCCTCCCGCGGTGAGGACGTCGAAGTTCCGGACGACGACGAGCTGCTCGACCACGCCGCGATGGAGTCCGGCACCGACTGA
- a CDS encoding TniQ family protein: MNSQLSRSPRTSYTHVSLGPLQRLDGRRPPAPRLAIYRSQPHREMPAVCPRRLALVMAPAFGESFASWVDRMALRNGCPLWAMVEALGLDVHAASDVRSLANGVVTKPETRRAVEAATGVSSETVRGMHLEVFDGSVLDLAGVRVGDEESVRRAEGREWVQFFGSRVCPACLAASGGVRPVWWKLGWAAVCPAHRTLLVDLCPRCPELLSYQPGPLLSAAAILIIDELSFTGTLLDALRSFMDQRRYDPWAGTLWHRGHQPDP, translated from the coding sequence ATGAATTCCCAGCTCAGCCGCTCCCCCAGAACGAGCTACACCCATGTGAGCCTTGGGCCCCTCCAGCGACTTGATGGCCGCCGGCCGCCCGCTCCCAGATTGGCCATCTATCGTTCACAGCCTCACCGGGAGATGCCTGCGGTCTGTCCTCGGCGGCTGGCGCTGGTGATGGCACCGGCGTTCGGCGAGTCGTTCGCGTCATGGGTGGATCGGATGGCACTGCGGAACGGATGTCCGCTGTGGGCGATGGTCGAGGCGTTGGGGCTGGATGTACACGCGGCGAGTGACGTCCGATCGCTGGCGAACGGCGTCGTCACGAAACCGGAGACGCGCAGAGCTGTCGAGGCCGCCACAGGCGTGAGCTCCGAGACAGTGCGTGGGATGCATCTGGAGGTGTTCGACGGCTCGGTCTTGGATCTGGCAGGTGTCCGCGTGGGCGACGAGGAGTCAGTGCGCCGGGCCGAGGGCCGTGAGTGGGTGCAGTTCTTCGGCAGCCGGGTATGCCCCGCGTGCCTGGCGGCTTCGGGCGGCGTGCGGCCGGTCTGGTGGAAGCTGGGCTGGGCTGCGGTTTGTCCCGCGCATCGGACGCTGCTGGTGGATCTCTGCCCGCGCTGCCCCGAACTGCTCTCCTACCAGCCCGGCCCGCTGCTCAGCGCCGCCGCGATACTCATCATCGACGAGCTCAGCTTCACCGGCACCCTGCTGGACGCGCTGCGCTCCTTCATGGACCAGCGCCGCTACGACCCCTGGGCCGGCACCCTCTGGCACCGCGGTCACCAACCGGATCCTTGA
- a CDS encoding epimerase translates to MLDAIEACGTELLSRYEPLLNVFSQRARLVPFALGGSRMKIVIPGGTGQVGTILRRALAAAGHDVVILTRRPVRDRDVHWDAETLGPWAKEIDGSDVVINLAGRSVNCRYTPDNLRAMMDSRVHSARVVGEAVAAAVRPPRVWLQMSTATVYAHRFDAPNDEVTGVLGGTEPGVPGYWAYSVEIAKAWERAQEQTETPHTRKVSMRAAMVMSPDRGGVFDVLLRLVHLGLGGPVAGGGQYVSWIYDRDFVRAVEFLTDRDDLAGPVNLAAPVPVPQRTFMRVLRAALGVPVGLPATKWMAELGAFALRSDTELLLKSRRVVPGRLLEAGFAFDFPQWPEAADDLVRRLRGGPGSTM, encoded by the coding sequence GTGCTGGACGCGATCGAGGCCTGTGGCACCGAACTGCTGTCGCGGTATGAGCCGCTTTTGAACGTGTTCAGCCAGCGCGCTAGGCTTGTCCCATTCGCCTTGGGGGGAAGCCGGATGAAGATCGTGATACCCGGGGGAACCGGGCAGGTAGGCACCATCCTCCGTCGCGCGCTGGCCGCCGCGGGCCATGACGTTGTGATCCTGACCAGGCGGCCGGTGCGCGATCGCGACGTCCACTGGGATGCCGAGACGCTTGGCCCCTGGGCGAAGGAGATCGACGGTAGCGACGTCGTGATCAACCTGGCCGGACGCAGTGTCAACTGTCGCTACACGCCGGACAATCTGCGGGCCATGATGGATTCGCGGGTGCATTCCGCCCGGGTGGTGGGTGAGGCGGTCGCGGCCGCCGTACGGCCTCCCCGGGTCTGGTTGCAGATGAGCACCGCCACCGTCTACGCCCACCGCTTCGACGCCCCCAACGACGAGGTGACCGGCGTGCTGGGCGGCACCGAACCGGGCGTGCCGGGCTACTGGGCCTACAGCGTTGAGATCGCGAAAGCGTGGGAGCGGGCGCAGGAGCAAACCGAAACCCCGCACACGCGCAAGGTCAGCATGCGCGCTGCCATGGTGATGAGCCCCGACCGCGGCGGCGTCTTCGACGTCTTGCTGCGGCTCGTGCACCTCGGACTTGGCGGCCCGGTCGCCGGCGGTGGGCAATACGTGTCCTGGATTTATGACCGCGACTTCGTCCGCGCCGTCGAGTTCCTGACCGACCGGGATGACCTCGCCGGGCCGGTGAACCTCGCCGCTCCTGTCCCTGTACCGCAACGTACGTTCATGCGCGTGCTGCGCGCCGCGTTGGGTGTTCCGGTGGGCCTGCCCGCAACGAAGTGGATGGCCGAGCTCGGCGCGTTCGCGCTGCGCTCGGATACCGAACTCCTGTTGAAAAGTCGCCGCGTCGTCCCCGGCCGCCTGCTCGAAGCGGGCTTCGCGTTCGACTTTCCGCAGTGGCCGGAGGCCGCCGACGACCTCGTGCGACGCCTGCGCGGCGGGCCTGGATCCACTATGTGA
- a CDS encoding transposase, producing the protein MRQQFNAVMWRFRSGSPWRGLPAEYGSWSTAYDRFRIWASAGVFQQLMQAAIGEAAARGQASIIPGRHQTWSPRSDRTAV; encoded by the coding sequence CTGCGGCAGCAGTTCAACGCGGTGATGTGGCGCTTTCGCTCGGGCAGTCCGTGGCGGGGCCTGCCCGCGGAGTACGGCTCGTGGTCCACGGCCTATGACCGGTTCCGGATATGGGCGAGTGCGGGCGTCTTCCAGCAGTTGATGCAAGCGGCGATCGGCGAGGCCGCGGCCCGCGGACAGGCCTCGATCATCCCGGGTCGTCATCAGACATGGTCACCGAGAAGCGACCGGACCGCTGTATAG
- a CDS encoding class I SAM-dependent methyltransferase, with amino-acid sequence MARMPTTPEDHVEAANPSALNTYDMIAEGYAAENATSLANAYYERPAMLELAGNVAGRRILDAGCGSGPLFAELRDRGAIVTGVDASAGMLEQARRRLGADADLQVADLAGPLPFPDEAFDDVIASLVLHYLEDWGPTLAELRRVLKPGGRLLVSVDHPFSVALFQHMAGEKPKYFETRSRTDEWTMGGQTVQMRFWDRPLHAMTEAFTAAGFRISVISEPPFAPEARELFPEELREIEPTRTRFLCFLFFVLEAALLVPRGQAV; translated from the coding sequence ATGGCCCGCATGCCTACCACGCCCGAAGATCACGTTGAGGCCGCAAACCCCTCCGCACTCAACACCTATGACATGATCGCCGAGGGGTACGCGGCCGAGAACGCGACGAGCCTCGCAAACGCGTACTACGAGCGGCCCGCGATGCTGGAGCTCGCCGGGAATGTGGCCGGCCGGCGCATCCTCGACGCCGGCTGCGGCTCGGGTCCCCTGTTCGCCGAGCTGCGCGATCGAGGTGCCATCGTGACCGGCGTCGATGCGAGCGCCGGGATGCTGGAGCAGGCCCGACGCCGGCTGGGCGCCGACGCGGATCTGCAGGTCGCCGACCTGGCCGGCCCACTGCCCTTCCCCGATGAGGCGTTCGACGACGTCATCGCGTCCCTGGTGCTGCACTACCTGGAAGACTGGGGACCGACCCTGGCCGAGCTGCGACGCGTGCTGAAGCCTGGTGGCAGACTCCTCGTCTCGGTCGACCATCCTTTCAGCGTCGCTCTCTTTCAGCACATGGCCGGGGAGAAGCCCAAGTACTTCGAGACCCGCAGCCGGACCGACGAATGGACCATGGGCGGGCAGACCGTCCAGATGCGCTTCTGGGACCGGCCCCTGCACGCGATGACCGAAGCCTTCACCGCGGCGGGCTTTCGCATCAGCGTCATCAGCGAACCGCCGTTTGCGCCGGAAGCCCGCGAACTGTTCCCCGAGGAACTCCGCGAGATCGAGCCCACCCGTACGAGGTTCCTGTGCTTCTTGTTCTTCGTTCTCGAAGCCGCGCTCCTGGTTCCCAGAGGGCAAGCGGTTTGA
- a CDS encoding ferredoxin: protein MRVLIDSGRCQGHGRCYDLAPDVFGEDDEGYGTVIGDGSVSPGEEPHARLAASNCPERAIDIEGAAR from the coding sequence ATGAGAGTACTGATCGACTCCGGCCGTTGTCAGGGACACGGCCGCTGCTACGACCTCGCCCCCGACGTGTTCGGCGAGGACGACGAAGGCTACGGGACGGTCATCGGCGACGGCTCCGTCTCGCCGGGCGAGGAGCCTCATGCGCGCCTGGCCGCGTCCAACTGCCCCGAGCGGGCGATCGACATCGAGGGGGCCGCGCGATGA
- a CDS encoding dienelactone hydrolase family protein, with translation MTIIPETITIPVADGTSLPAYLARPAGRAAPVAVIVAHELFAVNPDIRGVADALAQAGYLTLVPEFYHRHAEPGRWLERTDAGRREGFALLHQLRRQDALADVEACLSWLGAQPDIQRTAMIGFSAGGHLAYLAACRLPISHTAVLYGGWLPTTDIPMSRPTPTLDLTPGISGRLIYLVGEDDTLIDAGQRGQIRGALEQAGVEHELVVYPDVGHAFFWPGTPAFDQKARDHAWNRILSLLANS, from the coding sequence ATGACGATCATCCCGGAAACCATCACCATCCCCGTGGCCGACGGCACCTCCTTGCCCGCCTACCTGGCCCGCCCGGCCGGCCGCGCCGCCCCGGTCGCGGTGATCGTGGCGCACGAGCTCTTCGCGGTGAACCCCGACATCCGGGGCGTGGCCGATGCCTTGGCGCAGGCCGGGTACCTGACCCTCGTGCCGGAGTTCTATCACCGGCACGCCGAACCCGGCCGCTGGCTCGAACGCACCGACGCTGGGCGCCGAGAAGGATTTGCCCTCCTGCATCAGTTGCGCCGACAGGACGCCCTGGCCGATGTGGAGGCCTGCCTGAGCTGGCTGGGCGCGCAGCCAGACATTCAGCGAACCGCGATGATCGGCTTCAGCGCCGGGGGCCACCTGGCCTACCTGGCAGCCTGCCGACTGCCGATCAGCCACACCGCCGTGCTGTACGGCGGCTGGCTGCCCACCACCGATATCCCGATGAGCCGGCCCACCCCCACTCTCGACCTGACCCCTGGGATCAGCGGCCGACTGATCTACCTGGTCGGCGAGGACGACACACTGATCGACGCGGGCCAGCGCGGCCAGATCCGCGGCGCACTGGAGCAGGCCGGCGTTGAGCACGAACTGGTCGTTTACCCCGACGTCGGTCACGCGTTCTTCTGGCCCGGCACGCCGGCCTTCGACCAGAAGGCCCGAGACCACGCCTGGAACCGGATCCTGAGCCTGCTCGCTAATTCTTGA
- a CDS encoding cytochrome P450 — MTVDDRFGEDLEETRRERFLNGHRTEIVTDPVSDWATDFSHVDPQWAADPYSIQDDLRQRCPIAHTERFGGVWLPTRYEDVAAIAYDTESFTSRAIVVSNFKPPKDLAPVGPVPPISSDPPFHHDARKLLLPAFTKTAVARLEPATRAFCHQLIDAFEGRDVVDAARDYAQHIPTRVIADMLGFPQEDAPMFGEFVESSLESINRPPEERIERLTQLTDYLIAQIRDHVDNPRDDLTTYLLNAELFGQKLDPNHVIGTINLLLIAGIDTTWSAIGASLWHLAKTPADRERLVAEPGLLPTAMEEFLRAYAPVTMARLVREDVRWNGVDMKADDWVLLPFPAANRDPAQFDRAGEVVIDREVNRHAAFGLGIHRCVGSHLARMELRVALEVWLERVPDFTLEDPSAVTWAASQVRGPRTLPIRIG, encoded by the coding sequence ATGACCGTGGACGACCGCTTCGGTGAAGACCTCGAAGAGACGCGCAGGGAACGGTTCCTCAACGGCCACCGGACCGAGATCGTCACGGATCCCGTCTCCGACTGGGCGACCGACTTCTCCCACGTCGATCCGCAGTGGGCGGCCGACCCGTACTCGATCCAGGACGACCTGCGGCAGCGCTGCCCGATAGCGCACACCGAGCGGTTCGGGGGCGTGTGGCTGCCCACCCGCTACGAGGACGTGGCGGCGATCGCGTACGACACCGAGAGCTTCACCTCCCGGGCGATCGTCGTGAGCAACTTCAAGCCGCCCAAGGACCTCGCTCCGGTGGGCCCCGTACCACCGATCTCCTCGGACCCGCCCTTCCACCACGACGCGCGCAAGCTGCTGCTGCCGGCCTTCACCAAGACCGCCGTCGCCAGGCTGGAGCCGGCGACCAGGGCGTTCTGCCACCAGCTCATCGACGCGTTCGAGGGGCGGGACGTCGTCGACGCCGCCCGTGACTACGCCCAGCACATCCCGACGCGGGTCATCGCCGACATGCTCGGCTTCCCGCAGGAGGACGCGCCGATGTTCGGCGAGTTCGTCGAGAGCTCGCTCGAAAGCATCAACCGGCCGCCGGAGGAGCGCATCGAGCGGCTCACCCAGCTGACGGACTACCTGATCGCGCAGATCCGCGACCACGTCGACAACCCCCGCGACGACCTGACGACCTACCTTCTCAACGCCGAGCTGTTCGGGCAGAAGCTCGATCCCAACCACGTCATCGGCACGATCAACCTGCTGCTCATCGCCGGCATCGACACGACCTGGAGCGCCATCGGGGCGTCGTTGTGGCACCTGGCCAAGACGCCCGCCGACCGCGAGCGCCTGGTGGCCGAGCCCGGGCTGCTGCCGACCGCGATGGAGGAGTTCCTGCGGGCCTACGCGCCGGTCACGATGGCGCGGCTGGTCAGGGAGGACGTGCGCTGGAACGGCGTGGACATGAAGGCCGACGACTGGGTGCTGCTGCCGTTCCCGGCGGCCAACCGCGACCCGGCCCAGTTCGACCGGGCGGGCGAGGTGGTCATCGACCGCGAGGTCAACCGGCACGCCGCCTTCGGCCTGGGCATCCATCGCTGCGTCGGCTCCCATTTGGCCCGCATGGAGCTCCGCGTCGCCCTCGAGGTCTGGCTCGAACGCGTCCCGGACTTCACCCTCGAAGACCCCTCGGCCGTCACCTGGGCCGCCAGCCAGGTCCGCGGTCCCCGTACGCTGCCGATCCGCATCGGCTGA
- a CDS encoding DUF6461 domain-containing protein, translating into MSDADFTPLRVTYRTPELGRTQIRDWAEANGYPVSERGRIAPEITDAFFAAHPEILEQASTFEMVHATARTPGASPEDYRWEKGCGLGDIYTIVFVRGLDEHEVLRRIGAADEDIRVITDEDYSQPEGPEIITVRRIEDWTIAIEDCGWRASHMEALCPLSHDGGEAVAVMRHDYAARHRLAYAVDGEYLTDINPTFPIERRGADPDRLNRHLRELGIDPAADDRIDNPIPAALAIASRITGVVITPQHLRRPALGAAIPGAY; encoded by the coding sequence ATGTCCGATGCCGACTTCACCCCCCTCCGCGTCACCTACCGGACGCCCGAGCTCGGCCGCACTCAGATCCGGGACTGGGCAGAAGCGAACGGCTACCCGGTCAGTGAGCGTGGCCGGATAGCTCCAGAAATCACCGATGCCTTCTTCGCCGCCCATCCCGAAATCCTCGAGCAGGCGAGCACGTTTGAGATGGTCCACGCCACCGCGAGAACTCCCGGCGCGTCGCCAGAAGATTACAGGTGGGAAAAAGGCTGCGGGCTCGGCGACATCTACACCATCGTCTTCGTTCGCGGACTGGACGAGCATGAGGTGCTTCGCCGGATCGGGGCCGCAGACGAGGACATCCGGGTCATCACGGACGAGGACTACTCCCAGCCGGAAGGGCCGGAGATCATCACCGTGAGGCGAATCGAGGACTGGACGATCGCCATCGAGGACTGCGGCTGGCGAGCCTCACACATGGAGGCCCTCTGCCCTCTATCCCACGACGGCGGAGAAGCCGTGGCGGTGATGCGCCATGACTACGCCGCCCGGCACCGCCTCGCCTACGCCGTAGACGGTGAATACCTCACCGACATCAACCCCACCTTCCCCATCGAGAGGCGTGGCGCGGATCCTGACCGGCTCAATCGACACCTTCGTGAGCTCGGGATTGATCCAGCCGCCGACGACCGCATCGACAACCCCATCCCGGCGGCCCTGGCAATCGCCAGCCGGATCACCGGCGTCGTGATCACCCCACAGCACCTGCGCCGCCCTGCCCTTGGCGCCGCCATACCGGGGGCCTACTGA
- a CDS encoding helix-turn-helix transcriptional regulator has translation MTRLRFMPAIGDLQALGQLLRSRRERLRPSDVGLPAGSRRRTAGLRREEVALLANMSVTYYTFLEQGRPVRPSAQVLDALADALRMSGAERQYLRVLARGGEDGLGAAAAAAPAEWIDPEAVALVQRLQPFPTIVKGRRWDVLASNPAARELFADWDAPAAGERNLVRWMFTAPHARTVYLEWEPEARAMLGRFRLAAARHPDDPGFAALIEELKADSEEIRQWWPRHDVAAVGNGSKKLRHPRLGPLNYSHVVLQLADNPDQTLVTYSAAGAVD, from the coding sequence ATGACTAGGCTGCGCTTTATGCCAGCAATCGGTGATCTGCAGGCCCTGGGGCAGTTGCTCCGGTCCCGGCGCGAGCGCCTGCGTCCCAGCGATGTCGGTCTGCCTGCCGGAAGCCGCCGGCGCACGGCGGGACTGCGCCGCGAGGAGGTCGCGCTGCTGGCCAACATGTCCGTTACGTACTACACGTTCCTCGAGCAGGGCCGACCTGTGCGGCCCTCGGCTCAGGTGCTGGACGCCCTGGCCGACGCGCTGCGGATGTCCGGCGCAGAACGACAGTACCTGCGGGTGCTGGCTCGCGGCGGTGAGGATGGGCTCGGTGCTGCGGCCGCCGCGGCACCGGCGGAGTGGATCGATCCCGAAGCGGTCGCCCTGGTACAGCGGCTCCAGCCGTTCCCGACGATCGTCAAGGGACGCCGCTGGGACGTGCTGGCTTCCAACCCCGCCGCGCGTGAACTGTTCGCCGACTGGGACGCACCGGCTGCGGGCGAGCGCAACCTCGTGCGCTGGATGTTCACCGCGCCGCACGCCCGAACGGTGTATCTCGAATGGGAACCGGAGGCCCGGGCCATGCTCGGCCGGTTCCGGCTGGCGGCGGCCAGGCACCCAGACGATCCTGGCTTCGCGGCCCTGATCGAGGAGTTGAAGGCGGACAGCGAGGAGATCCGGCAGTGGTGGCCGCGGCATGACGTCGCGGCGGTGGGCAACGGATCGAAGAAGCTCCGCCATCCAAGACTCGGGCCACTCAACTACAGCCACGTCGTGCTGCAACTCGCAGACAACCCCGATCAGACCCTCGTCACTTACTCGGCGGCAGGCGCGGTCGACTGA
- a CDS encoding GNAT family N-acetyltransferase, with product MTEDTVPDTIAAEQVTVVPANEASWDDLAAIFGTDAGRCQCQRFKVVGWIWRDSTQEQRTAMLRAQTACGDPDAVATSGLVAYVGNEPAGWVAVEPRTAYPKLRTSRVPWAGRSEDKDDDGVWAVTCLVIRKRYRGRGLTYPLAQATIGFAREHGARALEAYPMITQPGKEITWGELHVGARQVFEEAGFEEVSHPTVRRVVMRVDL from the coding sequence ATGACTGAGGACACCGTTCCGGACACCATCGCGGCCGAGCAGGTGACCGTCGTCCCCGCCAACGAGGCGTCCTGGGACGACCTGGCCGCGATCTTCGGCACCGACGCGGGCCGGTGCCAGTGCCAGAGGTTCAAGGTGGTCGGCTGGATCTGGCGCGATTCCACGCAGGAGCAGCGGACCGCGATGCTCCGGGCGCAGACCGCCTGCGGCGATCCGGACGCCGTGGCCACCAGCGGGCTGGTGGCGTACGTCGGGAACGAGCCCGCCGGCTGGGTCGCGGTCGAGCCGCGGACGGCCTATCCCAAGCTGCGTACCTCTCGTGTCCCGTGGGCCGGCCGCTCCGAGGACAAGGACGACGACGGTGTCTGGGCGGTGACCTGCCTCGTGATCCGCAAACGCTATCGGGGCCGCGGCCTGACCTATCCCCTCGCCCAGGCCACGATCGGCTTCGCCCGTGAGCACGGAGCGCGGGCGCTCGAGGCGTACCCGATGATCACGCAGCCGGGCAAGGAGATCACCTGGGGCGAGCTGCACGTGGGAGCCCGTCAGGTCTTCGAGGAGGCCGGGTTCGAGGAGGTCAGCCACCCCACCGTACGGCGGGTGGTCATGCGGGTGGACCTCTGA
- a CDS encoding aminoglycoside adenylyltransferase domain-containing protein, with the protein MDSLSDHYVRDVASAMAAVLGSRLVGVYLHGSAVLGGFDARRSDIDVLVVCAHPMTTDEQAAAAGRLSNDRLPCPARGLELSVVTLPVTLRPKTQPPFELHVTTAPDDTKVVDGHGHGGDPDLVLHFAVCHQAGRLVGPGRAPAEVFAPVAHDLVMAQLVAELRWAAEHAPGEYAVLNACRAWRFATDGTLVSKIDGGQWALHRVSMTGHELVQSALERQRCLPATEFDSREVKRFVHWILSRIVETSA; encoded by the coding sequence ATGGATTCTCTGTCAGACCACTACGTCAGAGACGTCGCATCCGCGATGGCCGCGGTGCTTGGTTCGCGCCTGGTGGGCGTCTATCTTCATGGCTCCGCAGTGCTCGGTGGCTTCGACGCGCGACGCAGCGACATCGACGTCCTTGTCGTCTGTGCGCATCCCATGACGACAGATGAACAGGCAGCCGCTGCAGGACGGCTAAGCAACGATCGCCTGCCTTGCCCTGCTCGCGGGCTGGAACTGAGCGTCGTTACCCTCCCGGTCACCCTTCGCCCCAAGACACAGCCGCCATTCGAGCTCCATGTCACCACAGCGCCCGACGACACCAAGGTCGTCGACGGTCACGGGCACGGGGGAGACCCCGACTTGGTGTTGCACTTTGCCGTATGCCACCAGGCTGGTCGCCTGGTCGGACCCGGCCGAGCCCCGGCCGAGGTATTCGCTCCAGTCGCCCATGATCTGGTCATGGCCCAATTGGTGGCCGAGTTGCGCTGGGCTGCCGAACACGCACCCGGTGAATACGCAGTGCTCAATGCATGTCGTGCCTGGCGGTTCGCAACGGATGGCACACTCGTGTCCAAAATCGACGGTGGCCAGTGGGCGCTCCACCGCGTGTCGATGACGGGCCATGAGTTGGTCCAGTCGGCCCTTGAGCGCCAGCGATGCCTACCCGCTACCGAGTTCGACTCACGCGAGGTCAAGCGATTCGTTCACTGGATTCTCTCTAGGATCGTGGAAACATCGGCATGA